One Anaerolineae bacterium genomic window, CTGGGCAATGGCTTCATTGAGCAATTGCATAATATGATTATATTCAGTGATACCGCGCAGCCGCAATGCGCCTTTCAGGGTCACCGTGGCTATGGCTGCGTTGTAACTAACGTGATAATCCTCACCTTTGATTTCCATAAATCGCTCCTTCAAAAATAAGGTCAGGTGTTAGGGGCCAAGTGTCTTATAGCAGATTTCATTATTTGGTAGTGTGCTGTAGGTCCGTAACAACTTCTTTATAAGGCCAACTGGACCATGGTAATGACCCTGGTCAGATCAGAATTTTCAGGGGATGTTTCAAATTTCCAGGCCAGTTTGGCCCCGTAGTCGTTGAGCATAGTGAGCAGTCCCAGCCCAGAATCGGTGCTGTTTTCGTCCGCTGCATTTTTTTCTAACTGCTGTAAATACAACGCCTGGGGGTCTCTGGTTAACAAAGTTTGAATCCGCGCCTGGAAATCGCCTATATCTTGAGCAGCAATGGCATTACTGGCGTAGAATCTGAATTCAGTCTGATACAAATATAACCCCAAACTCACCGGGCAATTAACTTGCCGGTAGCTGAACTTCATCAAGTTTTCCAGTAGCTCATTGGCAATGTAGTTAATGGCACCTTTCACTTCAATTTGTCTTTTCCGAGAAGGGACATCGTGCGCCGGGAAAAAGGTGGCCCAGTACTCGGCCAAAAAATCGGCCGATAGACCACTATTTCGCCACCGCTGCTGTAGAGGGATAGAGGTGGGCGAAAAATGGATCACCAGGTATTCGTCGCCGCTCTCCTCCTCCACAAAATCGCCAAATATCTGTTGCATTTGGAGGTTATCCTTTCTGGGATTATTTTTGTTTTGTCACCGGCCAAGTCAAATCATTACCAATTATTTGATGGCAAGGGGTTGAGCATCTGTGGTCATCTTCTTTACAACACAAGGTTTGTTCCACCCAAAAATGGGGCGTCGGTTGCAATCTGATTGCAACCGGATGACCCAAATTTTGCCCCACGGCCGAACCGGCGACTTGAGGGGTTAGGCAGATAATAATTGTCAAGGCACTTCACCAATTTTGGGTTGAACCATAACAAATTGGCCACACAACCAGAAATCCAACCAATATCCTGCCCATAGCAAAATTTGGCCTTTTCTGGTCACAAGGCCCAATGTTAAAAGTATAAATTGTTTTTAGGGGCGAGTCAAGGGGTTAATGGGACTATAACCGAATAACAAGGTGAAGAACAGGATAGCCAGGTGATATTTTTTCACCCGGCTACCCCGCTATGGACCACTTACTTTTTACCACCCTCGTCCGGCGATCAGTTCGGCCTCGGGGATGCTGCTGATGTTGATGCCCACCATTGCTTCGCCCAGGTCTTTGCTCACTTCAGCCAAAATTTGGGGGTTATTATAGTGAGTCACGGCTTCAACAATGGCTTTGGCTCGTTTGGCCGGGTTGTTGCTCTTAAAAATGCCGCTGCCCACAAACACACCGTCCACGCCCAACTGCATCATCATTGCCGCGTCGGCCGGAGTGGCTACGCCGCCGGCGGCAAAATTGACCACCGGCAGCCGCCCCAACTCTTTGGTCTCTTTAACCAATTCGTAGGGCGCGCCAATGTCTTTGGCGTAGGTCATCAACTCTTCATCCGGCATATTTTGCAACCGCCGAATATCGCCCAGCACGGAGCGGGCGTGACGGACGGCCTCTACCACATCGCCCGTTCCTGCTTCGCCTTTGGTGCGGATCATGGCCGCGCCCTCGCCAATGCGGCGCAAGGCTTCGCCCAGGTTGCGGCAGCCGCAAACAAAGGGCACTTTAAAAAGATGCTTGTTGATGTGATATGCCTCGTCGGCCGGGGTCAGCACTTCGCTCTCGTCAATGTAATCCACGCCCAGGGCTTCCAAAATTTGCGCTTCAACAAAGTGCCCAATCCGGGCTTTGGCCATCACCGGAATAGAGACGGATTGCATGATTCTTGCAATCAAGCCGGGGTCGCTCATCCGCGCCACGCCCCCGTGCGCCCGGATGTCCGCCGGAACGCGCTCCAGGGCCATCACGGCGCAAGCGCCGGCCTCCTCGGCTATTTGGGCATGCTCCGGCGTTACCACGTCCATAATTACGCCGCCCTTGAGCATTTGGGCCAGGCCAACTTTAACGCGCCAGGTGCCGTTCTCGGCCCCATTTTCCTCTTGGGAAAGTTTTTGATTTTTTCCATTTTGGGTTGTCATTTTTTCACTCCTTCTATAAATTCTTACTCCACTTTGCTCCTGGCAAGGGGATGGTCTGAATGAACCGCAAGCACCTTTTTGTAAATCTCCATTGCCGCTTCATTTTCGCCTTGTTGCTCCAGCGTGGCTGCGGCCACGCAAGCCTCGTCGGGTTTCATGGCCTCCGGGGTCATTTTGCCGCCGAGCATGTAACAAAAGGCTTTGTAGCCCACTTGGGGACCGTCTTTCACCACCAGGTCGCGGATTTTGTCCACGGTGGTGGCCTGGTTGAGTTCGCCCTCTATGCGCTTCAATTCAGTGTAGGAAGCCAGGGGGCTGTAAGGTTTTTTAGCCATAGTTATTTTACCTCGCCCTAAAGTTAATTTAAATATTGTTGACTACATTCAGCCGCCGCTTGAATTACCCGCTCAATATCTGCGGCGTCAATACCATAATGCGTGACTACCCGGATGGGATAATCCCACTCGGCAATGATGATGCCCTGTTTGGCCAGGAATGGGCCAAGTTTACCCTTCAGGGAGTCGGCCAGGTTTAAAAAGACCATATTGGTTTGCACAATGTCCACATCAACGTAAAAGCCGGGAATGTCGGCCAAACCTTGAGCCAGGCGCCGGGCGTTCGCGTGGTCGTCGTGCAGCCGTTCTACCATTTCGGTTAAGGCAATGATCCCGGCGGCGGCCAAAATGCCGGCCTGCCGCATGCCCCCGCCGACCATCTTGCGCCAGCGCCGCGCCTCTTTAATGAACTCCGCCGGGCCGCATACCACCGACCCCACCGGCGCGGCCAGGCCTTTAGACAGGCACACCGAAACCGAATCAAAATGTTGGGCAATTTCTTGCGCGTCAACGCCCAACTTTACCGCGGCATTAAAAACTCGCGCCCCATCCAGGTGCAGGGCCAGGTGGTGCTGGCGGGCAAAGGTGCCGGCCCGGGCCTGGTAATCAAGCGACAGCACTTTGCCGGCCTGGGTGTTTTCCAGGCATAACAGGCGCGTTTGGGCAAAGTGAAAATCGTCGGGTTTGATGGCGGCTTTAACTTTGGCTAAATCCAACGTGCCGTCCGGCTCAAAATCCAGGGGTTGGGGCTGGATGCTGCCCAACACGGCGGCGCCGCCCGCCTCATAACGATAAGTGTGGGCGTCTTGGCCCACAATGTATTCGTCGCCGCGGCCGCAGTGGCTCATAACAGCCACCAAATTGCCCTGGGTGCCGCTAGACACAAACACCGCCGCTTCTTTGCCCAATTTTGCGGCGGCCAAATTTTCCAGTTGATTAACCGTAGGGTCCTCGCCATAAACGTCGTCGCCCACTTCGGCCCGGGCCATAGCCTGGCGCATGGCCGGGCTGGGCAGGGTGACGGTATCGCTGCGTAAATCTATTGTTTTCATGGTTAAGCTCAAGTTTTGGTCAAAAAATCTTCGCGGGGCGGGCTAAAGATGTCTAGCACCACCGCGTCGGCCAACGCCACTACCCCGTGCGGCACATTGGATGGCAGATGCACCACCTCCCCCTCACTTACCACGCGCTTTGCGCCATTGCTCTCAAACTCCAGCTTGCCGGAGAGGATGCAGCTCATCTGCTCGTGGGGGTGGTGGTGGACGGGCACCACCGCGCCTTGTTCCAGGGTAACTTGCACCACCATCACTTTTTCTCCACTTACCAATCGCCGTTGAATTTGGGGGGCCATAGGGGTTTGGGGCAAATTGGCCCATTGATAGTAGCTTACTTTGCTCATAGTTGCTCCTTAATGTTATCTGCGGCTAAAACTGCCACTAACTCCCCAGCATACCCCCTAATTTCTCCAATAGCAAATCTTTGATGGCCCGGCCTTCCGGCGCGGCCATAACATCAGCGCCACGCCGGCCAGCATCATTAACCCCCCCAGCCATTGTTGGGCCGTGATAAACACGCCAAACAGGATCAGGCTGTAAACGGCCACAAACAACGGTTGGGTGCTGCGGATAACCGCCCCCTGGCCCAGGTCAAAATAGCGCAGGCCGCGATAAAACAGCACGTAGCTTAAAAACGGGCCAAAAAAGCTGCCGCCAATGATCCACAGCCAGGCCGCGCCGGAGGGCCAGGTCCATTGTTTGGCCGCCAGCCCCACCCCGGCCAACAATACCGCCATTATCACCGTCCGCGCCGTAGACAGCACCAGCGGCTCCACCGCCAAAATATATTTTTTGGCCAGCAAGGTGCTGGCCGACAGGAAAAAAGACGAGACTAACAATAATGCCAGCATCAACCAAACCACCGGCCCGGCCCGAAAGGTCATCACCCCGGCCCCAAAAACGGCCAGGATCGCGCCGGCCCACTGGTAACGTCGCATGCGCTCACCCAACAGCAAGGCGCCCAATAACACCGTGTACACTGTCTCGCTGCGGCTAAAGAAAGCAACCAGGGTAGGGTTGCCCAAGTTGACGGCGATGAAAAACAACAGATTCGCCAGACCATTAAAGAAGCCCAACCCCAGAATGGGCCAGATAGTCCTGGACAGACCGGGCGGCGTTTTGACCCCGTTGCGCAGCAAGTAAAATCCCACGCCCCACAACGAGGCCACCCCAAACCAAATAGGCGTAAAGGCCAGCGGCGACAGGTTCTGCATGACCTGCTTGCTGGTTACATAAGTTACGGCCACACATGCCGCCGAGGCCAGGGTCAACAGCGCGCCTTTGATTTGGGCCGGCTGGGTGGTTGCGGTTTTAACCATCACCGCATATCGTAAAGATCAAGGTTTCAAACTTGCCCTCCACCCCAGACCTGGGTTGATGAATTTGTAACGTTTTAGCCAGGCGCATGTTCAATCCGCAGAAAAGGCGCTGATTTGTCCTTGTAGGTCGGGCCGGGTTTGGCCCGGCAGCCACTCTTCATAGATTCTCAAAAAAACGACGCCGGTTAAGATCATTACACTGCCCCCAATTTGCAGGCCATTCAGACGTTCGCCGAGCAGGGCATAGGCAATGATAGCGGTGAAGGCCGGTTCCAGGGTGACAATCAAATTGGCCACGCTGGAAGGCAGATAGACCAGGCTGACGTTATACAGGCCAAAGCCCAGCACGGTTGGCCCGGCAGCCAACAGAAATAAAATCCCCCAACCGGCTAGGGCGTCCCCCAGCCAGAAAAGATTGGCCAGAGGAGGAGCAGCCGTGCCAGACATGCCCCCCGGCAGCAGATTAAAGAACAGCAAGAAAATGGCGGCAAAACCAAAAGTGTAGAACAGGGTGGTCCAGGGATTCAGGCCGCGTTGCGAGGCTGAACGTCCCATCAGGCTGTAGATAGCGTAGCCCAGGCCGGAAAGTATCCCGGTCAAGATGCCGAGGGCATTAGCCCGCCAGATGTCCGCGTTTATGGCGCCTGAAACCAGGATACACCCCCCCAGGCTAAAGACCACGGCCAAAAGTTTGGCCCAAGCCAGGCGTTCTTGGAGAAACCACCAGCCCAGCAAAACCGTGAACCCGGCCGAAGTGTAAACCAACACCGTGGAGATGGCGGCCCCGTTCAAGGCTACGGAAAAGGTCCACAAGATGTTGAAAATGGCCAGGATGAAACCGTAGGTAATCAGGTAAAGCAGGTGTTGGTGTTTGAGCCGCAACAGGCTGGGGCGCAACAGCCCCAGCACAACCAGCAGGGTCAGAACCACAAAACCGTCTCGCCAGAAGG contains:
- a CDS encoding ATP-binding protein produces the protein MQQIFGDFVEEESGDEYLVIHFSPTSIPLQQRWRNSGLSADFLAEYWATFFPAHDVPSRKRQIEVKGAINYIANELLENLMKFSYRQVNCPVSLGLYLYQTEFRFYASNAIAAQDIGDFQARIQTLLTRDPQALYLQQLEKNAADENSTDSGLGLLTMLNDYGAKLAWKFETSPENSDLTRVITMVQLAL
- the pdxS gene encoding pyridoxal 5'-phosphate synthase lyase subunit PdxS — translated: MTTQNGKNQKLSQEENGAENGTWRVKVGLAQMLKGGVIMDVVTPEHAQIAEEAGACAVMALERVPADIRAHGGVARMSDPGLIARIMQSVSIPVMAKARIGHFVEAQILEALGVDYIDESEVLTPADEAYHINKHLFKVPFVCGCRNLGEALRRIGEGAAMIRTKGEAGTGDVVEAVRHARSVLGDIRRLQNMPDEELMTYAKDIGAPYELVKETKELGRLPVVNFAAGGVATPADAAMMMQLGVDGVFVGSGIFKSNNPAKRAKAIVEAVTHYNNPQILAEVSKDLGEAMVGINISSIPEAELIAGRGW
- the ltaE gene encoding low-specificity L-threonine aldolase, with the protein product MKTIDLRSDTVTLPSPAMRQAMARAEVGDDVYGEDPTVNQLENLAAAKLGKEAAVFVSSGTQGNLVAVMSHCGRGDEYIVGQDAHTYRYEAGGAAVLGSIQPQPLDFEPDGTLDLAKVKAAIKPDDFHFAQTRLLCLENTQAGKVLSLDYQARAGTFARQHHLALHLDGARVFNAAVKLGVDAQEIAQHFDSVSVCLSKGLAAPVGSVVCGPAEFIKEARRWRKMVGGGMRQAGILAAAGIIALTEMVERLHDDHANARRLAQGLADIPGFYVDVDIVQTNMVFLNLADSLKGKLGPFLAKQGIIIAEWDYPIRVVTHYGIDAADIERVIQAAAECSQQYLN
- a CDS encoding cupin domain-containing protein; its protein translation is MAPQIQRRLVSGEKVMVVQVTLEQGAVVPVHHHPHEQMSCILSGKLEFESNGAKRVVSEGEVVHLPSNVPHGVVALADAVVLDIFSPPREDFLTKT
- a CDS encoding DMT family transporter, whose amino-acid sequence is MVKTATTQPAQIKGALLTLASAACVAVTYVTSKQVMQNLSPLAFTPIWFGVASLWGVGFYLLRNGVKTPPGLSRTIWPILGLGFFNGLANLLFFIAVNLGNPTLVAFFSRSETVYTVLLGALLLGERMRRYQWAGAILAVFGAGVMTFRAGPVVWLMLALLLVSSFFLSASTLLAKKYILAVEPLVLSTARTVIMAVLLAGVGLAAKQWTWPSGAAWLWIIGGSFFGPFLSYVLFYRGLRYFDLGQGAVIRSTQPLFVAVYSLILFGVFITAQQWLGGLMMLAGVALMLWPRRKAGPSKICYWRN
- a CDS encoding DMT family transporter — its product is MTPNNLTLTRGYTMALLAAVFLSTTAIFIRHLSQTYHMPSLVLAFWRDGFVVLTLLVVLGLLRPSLLRLKHQHLLYLITYGFILAIFNILWTFSVALNGAAISTVLVYTSAGFTVLLGWWFLQERLAWAKLLAVVFSLGGCILVSGAINADIWRANALGILTGILSGLGYAIYSLMGRSASQRGLNPWTTLFYTFGFAAIFLLFFNLLPGGMSGTAAPPLANLFWLGDALAGWGILFLLAAGPTVLGFGLYNVSLVYLPSSVANLIVTLEPAFTAIIAYALLGERLNGLQIGGSVMILTGVVFLRIYEEWLPGQTRPDLQGQISAFSAD